The following proteins are co-located in the Leptospira weilii genome:
- the recA gene encoding recombinase RecA, whose product MGEGIMKKSKEEAQNVDDSKKLAIEQAMNQIEKQFGKGSIMKLGSDTSKQTVQVIPSGSLDLDIALGIGGYPIGRIVEIYGPESSGKTTLTLSAIAEAQKRGGVAAFIDAEHALDPSYAKKLGVNIDELLVSQPDNGEEALEICESLVRSNAIDLIVIDSVAALVPKAEIEGDMGDSHMGLQARLMSQALRKLTGTIAKSKTVVIFINQIRMKIGVMFGSPETTTGGNALKFYCSVRLDIRKIETIKEKEESVGNRVRVKVVKNKCAPPFKQAEFDVIFNAGISRESSLVDLGVKHDIIHKAGAWYSYNTEKIGQGKEAAKEYLKNNPEIALTIENMIRDLNSLPLQAQENKKPRKEEKLEQAVG is encoded by the coding sequence ATGGGAGAAGGTATTATGAAGAAAAGTAAAGAAGAAGCTCAAAATGTAGACGATTCCAAAAAGTTAGCGATCGAACAAGCGATGAACCAAATTGAAAAACAATTTGGAAAAGGTTCGATTATGAAATTGGGTTCGGATACTTCCAAACAAACCGTTCAGGTAATTCCTTCCGGTTCTTTGGATTTGGACATCGCACTTGGAATCGGAGGTTACCCGATCGGAAGAATTGTGGAAATCTACGGACCCGAATCTTCCGGAAAAACGACCCTTACTCTTTCAGCAATTGCGGAAGCTCAAAAGAGAGGCGGGGTCGCAGCGTTCATCGATGCGGAACATGCGCTGGATCCCTCCTACGCAAAAAAACTCGGAGTCAATATTGATGAGCTTTTGGTTTCTCAACCGGATAATGGGGAAGAAGCCCTGGAAATCTGCGAATCCTTAGTGCGAAGTAATGCAATTGATTTGATTGTAATCGACTCCGTAGCGGCACTTGTTCCGAAAGCGGAAATTGAAGGGGATATGGGAGATTCGCACATGGGTTTACAAGCAAGACTCATGTCTCAGGCTCTTAGAAAGCTCACCGGAACGATTGCGAAATCTAAAACCGTGGTTATATTTATCAATCAAATTCGAATGAAAATCGGAGTCATGTTCGGTTCTCCGGAAACGACGACAGGTGGTAATGCTCTGAAATTTTACTGTTCGGTTCGTTTGGACATTCGAAAAATCGAAACGATCAAGGAAAAAGAAGAATCCGTCGGGAACAGAGTTCGGGTCAAAGTCGTCAAAAATAAGTGTGCCCCTCCATTTAAACAGGCGGAGTTCGATGTAATCTTCAACGCAGGTATCAGCAGAGAGAGTTCTCTGGTTGACCTTGGTGTAAAGCATGATATCATTCACAAAGCGGGAGCGTGGTATTCCTATAATACGGAAAAGATCGGACAAGGAAAAGAAGCCGCCAAGGAATACCTGAAAAACAACCCCGAAATTGCTTTAACCATTGAAAATATGATCAGAGATTTAAATAGTCTGCCCTTGCAGGCTCAGGAAAACAAAAAGCCGCGCAAAGAGGAAAAACTAGAACAGGCAGTTGGCTGA
- the argC gene encoding N-acetyl-gamma-glutamyl-phosphate reductase, protein MAEISILGAGGLTGKELLLLLSRQKEHEVVHITSDKLAGKTLAEVFPEIPFPKNLTFHKHETTIPSKSLVVLAVPNNVSIESAPKFLDSGHKVIDLSGVYRLHNQEIFEKAYQLKHTQFSYVDKAVFGIPEIFRDKLKNADFVSNPGCFSTSVILPVFLLNELRKNLRPRVIADSKSGVSGAGGRTEDAGYSYTGVYENFRAYKILSHQHEPEIKEYIYTNSGLPEPEIVFTPHLLPVYRGILSTIVLEFDTESSADPISVLQNSCKNEPFLRILKTPEEIELKRVQHTNFLDISARKRGNTLVVVSALDNLVKGAAGQALQNINLMTGTKEILGLFP, encoded by the coding sequence ATGGCAGAGATTAGCATTTTAGGAGCGGGCGGTTTAACCGGAAAGGAGCTACTTTTGCTTCTTTCTCGCCAAAAGGAACACGAAGTCGTTCACATCACAAGTGATAAACTTGCGGGCAAAACACTTGCCGAAGTTTTTCCCGAAATTCCTTTTCCCAAAAATCTTACCTTTCACAAACACGAGACCACCATTCCGTCCAAATCCTTAGTCGTTCTCGCTGTGCCCAACAATGTATCAATCGAGTCGGCTCCTAAATTTTTAGACTCCGGCCACAAAGTAATCGACCTTTCCGGAGTTTATAGACTTCACAATCAAGAAATCTTTGAAAAAGCTTATCAATTAAAACATACTCAATTCTCCTATGTGGATAAGGCCGTTTTCGGGATTCCTGAGATTTTTAGGGACAAATTGAAAAACGCGGATTTCGTTTCCAACCCGGGCTGTTTTTCCACTTCCGTAATTCTTCCTGTATTTTTATTAAACGAACTCAGAAAAAATCTAAGACCTCGGGTCATAGCCGATTCCAAATCGGGTGTTTCCGGCGCGGGTGGAAGAACCGAAGACGCAGGTTACTCCTATACGGGAGTGTACGAAAACTTTCGAGCTTATAAGATTCTTTCCCATCAACACGAACCTGAAATTAAAGAATACATTTACACTAATTCGGGACTTCCCGAACCGGAAATCGTTTTTACTCCCCATTTATTACCGGTTTATAGAGGAATACTTTCGACGATTGTATTAGAGTTTGATACCGAATCTTCCGCTGATCCGATTTCTGTTCTACAAAACTCTTGTAAAAACGAACCTTTCCTTAGAATCTTAAAAACTCCGGAAGAAATTGAACTGAAAAGAGTTCAACATACGAACTTTTTGGATATTTCGGCCAGAAAAAGAGGAAACACGTTAGTCGTTGTTTCCGCTTTGGACAATCTCGTAAAAGGTGCCGCGGGACAAGCCCTACAGAACATCAATCTCATGACCGGAACGAAGGAGATTTTGGGATTATTCCCCTGA
- a CDS encoding long-chain fatty acid--CoA ligase, with translation MEKVSLYHLLRDVASVYADRPMYWIRQEDGDFRGISYQDWYENLKNLSVFLIDLGMQKGNTAGLICDNRYEWSLCSLSLVTIGCVDVPRGCDATLDDLKYILEHSEAKLLFLENEKVLKKLLEDKSSLSNVKTVLLIDPPAKWKDLENARTTLPGVKFFFLEDALLEGEKSRIKKGDKPYTQRGEILIGKDLATIIYTSGTTGAPKGVMLNHRSFTWGIHQLQEFVPCSCNDRTIIFLPPWHIAERLLETTLIAWGASMACSSIPTIPADMQKVKPTVLVSVPRLWEGLYKRIHDTVRKAPPLRQKLFHAAVRMAEITTSLQDTIRDSYTTTEIENPRQKTIDRFVASAFLLFLYPIKILSYKILQRVRDLFGGRIRFALCGAGAMPPHIQFFFRSAGIPIIETYGMTETTGIGAIGEFPLPKNDAIGAPLPGTAIKLVGEDGKIVTTPGEKGIAWHKGPHVTVGYYKEPEKTANALQDGWLDSGDILTWTHTGELKFAGRAKDTIVLSGGENLEPAPIEAKLTESEFINQVIVVGQDKKNLGVLIVPFFDRVYEEFQSQGKKLPENPTEWNSSKEVSSFFKNIVKDKISTKAGFKTFEKIAHIYILPKEFEKGKEMTETMKLKRNVIFTLYHDVIQSLYENDED, from the coding sequence ATGGAAAAAGTGAGTCTTTACCATCTACTCAGAGACGTAGCCTCCGTTTATGCGGATCGTCCTATGTATTGGATTCGGCAAGAAGATGGCGACTTTCGTGGAATCTCTTATCAGGACTGGTATGAGAATCTCAAGAATCTTTCTGTGTTCCTGATCGATCTTGGAATGCAGAAAGGAAACACAGCGGGACTCATTTGCGATAATAGATACGAATGGTCTCTTTGTTCCCTCTCCTTAGTCACGATCGGATGTGTGGATGTTCCTCGTGGTTGCGACGCCACGTTAGACGATTTGAAATATATTTTAGAACATTCCGAAGCGAAACTCCTCTTTTTAGAAAATGAGAAAGTCCTAAAAAAATTACTGGAAGATAAGTCTAGTCTCTCAAATGTAAAAACGGTTCTTCTGATAGATCCTCCCGCAAAATGGAAAGATCTGGAAAATGCCCGCACTACGCTTCCTGGTGTAAAATTTTTCTTTCTAGAAGATGCACTTTTAGAAGGGGAGAAATCCCGAATTAAAAAAGGAGACAAACCCTACACTCAAAGAGGTGAGATTTTAATCGGTAAAGATCTCGCGACCATCATATATACTTCCGGAACGACAGGGGCGCCGAAAGGTGTGATGTTGAACCACAGAAGTTTTACTTGGGGAATTCATCAACTTCAAGAATTCGTTCCATGTTCTTGCAACGATAGAACCATTATTTTTCTTCCGCCATGGCATATTGCCGAAAGACTTTTGGAGACAACCCTTATAGCTTGGGGAGCTTCTATGGCATGTTCTTCCATTCCCACAATTCCTGCGGATATGCAAAAGGTAAAGCCCACCGTACTCGTTTCAGTTCCGAGACTTTGGGAAGGGCTTTATAAAAGAATCCACGACACGGTTCGAAAAGCTCCCCCGCTCAGACAAAAGTTATTTCACGCTGCCGTAAGAATGGCGGAGATCACAACGAGTCTTCAGGATACGATTCGAGATTCCTATACAACCACCGAAATCGAAAACCCAAGGCAAAAGACGATCGATCGGTTTGTAGCGAGCGCGTTTCTTCTTTTTCTCTATCCGATTAAAATTCTTTCCTACAAAATTTTACAAAGGGTGAGAGATTTATTCGGAGGAAGAATTCGTTTCGCATTATGCGGTGCAGGAGCTATGCCCCCACATATTCAATTTTTCTTTCGAAGTGCAGGAATCCCAATCATTGAAACTTACGGAATGACGGAAACAACAGGAATCGGAGCAATCGGAGAATTTCCTCTTCCGAAAAATGACGCCATCGGCGCTCCGTTACCCGGAACTGCGATCAAACTTGTAGGAGAAGATGGTAAAATCGTAACGACCCCCGGCGAAAAAGGGATCGCTTGGCATAAGGGACCGCACGTAACCGTCGGTTATTATAAGGAACCCGAAAAAACCGCCAACGCCTTACAAGACGGATGGCTCGATTCCGGAGACATTCTTACTTGGACCCATACCGGAGAATTAAAATTCGCTGGAAGAGCGAAAGACACGATCGTTCTTTCCGGAGGGGAGAATTTAGAGCCCGCTCCGATCGAAGCAAAACTCACAGAGTCAGAATTCATCAACCAAGTGATCGTCGTGGGACAGGATAAAAAGAATCTCGGGGTTTTGATCGTTCCCTTTTTCGACCGTGTCTACGAGGAATTTCAATCACAAGGAAAAAAACTTCCAGAAAATCCAACGGAATGGAATTCTTCCAAAGAAGTAAGTTCATTTTTTAAAAACATCGTAAAAGACAAAATCTCCACAAAAGCCGGATTTAAAACCTTCGAAAAGATCGCCCATATCTATATTCTTCCAAAAGAATTTGAAAAAGGAAAGGAAATGACCGAGACGATGAAACTCAAACGTAACGTCATTTTTACCTTATATCACGACGTGATTCAATCTTTGTATGAAAACGATGAGGATTGA
- a CDS encoding phosphorylase, translating to MRIEPSKTLICSAIAEELDQISISGKYPILLCGVGNLEAGLRLQKFLLEHQNKNLALPTQILFVGSAGVYPWLHPSFWKNRFGFSFQIENQELGKIERRIRIPEIVPDSYEFPHPFEFTFKEEILISKTNASGSITIENVSGKVLEYLREHDIGFENMECFGLAKVCHDFRIPFHSFFALTNTVGPLGSEEWKSNYKKESAKLQEFLLSFLL from the coding sequence ATGAGGATTGAACCTTCAAAAACACTCATCTGTTCCGCTATTGCCGAAGAATTGGATCAGATTTCAATTTCTGGAAAATACCCTATTCTTCTCTGTGGAGTCGGAAATTTAGAAGCGGGGCTGCGTCTTCAAAAATTTCTCCTGGAACATCAAAATAAAAATCTGGCTCTTCCTACCCAGATTTTGTTCGTTGGTTCTGCCGGAGTTTATCCTTGGCTACACCCGAGTTTTTGGAAGAATCGATTCGGATTTTCGTTTCAAATCGAAAATCAAGAGCTGGGAAAAATAGAACGAAGGATTCGAATCCCGGAAATCGTTCCGGATTCGTACGAATTCCCTCATCCTTTCGAATTTACATTCAAGGAAGAAATTCTGATTTCAAAAACGAACGCAAGTGGTTCGATCACAATCGAGAACGTTTCCGGAAAAGTTTTGGAATATCTAAGGGAACACGATATAGGATTTGAAAACATGGAATGTTTTGGACTAGCCAAAGTTTGTCACGACTTTCGAATTCCTTTCCATTCATTCTTTGCGCTTACAAACACAGTCGGACCTCTTGGAAGCGAAGAATGGAAATCCAATTACAAAAAAGAATCTGCAAAACTTCAGGAATTTCTTCTATCGTTTCTTCTTTGA
- a CDS encoding patatin-like phospholipase family protein — protein MARKIHPEILKFLSGISLFRKLSPAVLTRIYQNIEERNVYNHDVIYYRGDISDKLFIVRHGEVMLTFGESGKSVKYLGEAEFFAENSLMTRTQHAGSAIAVMDTLLYVLDGHFFLKLAEKEPVLSSNLIRLMSNRFREHLEPESGMTSLPRRMICHVPLEEVQGYKEKLDAIVKIGGYSHEGKMTLVPMESFEKVSIQDAIRKLSLLRNQFPVIHLYFQQAGLRPELDKLLLQADQVVFWEDNPERNQKKKTEIITYFRSRIRNFAGRTIRYVDSVNSIRPEDSVKHQKIFHKEETFSRYLVSRTRGLALGGGGARALAHVGLLKVLEKENIKVDVVSGASFGAVIAALYARGENTDTIYKMIYKFFGGLDKPFDPTVPLVSFFKGKKMNRMLKDAFGSALIEDLKIPFVTSAVDLHSGEEYVMDRGPVWEALAAAMSLPGMFPPIFHGDHLLVDGGVINNVPENLIRQKGADIILSANVSPLRDEAIVRLLEDRRITGKSFFKNLWEDLKYPPILKIMGRAITLEGREITKLRKDKMDLFINLHIEEFSFFDFNKFGEIIRKGEEEAESHLEEIYDLFYPGKKFSKKKR, from the coding sequence ATGGCACGAAAAATTCATCCTGAAATTTTAAAGTTTCTTTCTGGAATATCTTTATTTCGAAAATTATCTCCGGCTGTTCTAACCCGTATTTATCAAAATATTGAGGAACGGAATGTATACAATCACGATGTGATTTACTATCGAGGGGACATTTCGGATAAGCTTTTTATAGTTCGACACGGCGAAGTGATGCTTACTTTCGGAGAATCCGGAAAGTCGGTCAAATATCTCGGTGAGGCGGAATTTTTTGCTGAAAACAGCCTCATGACCCGAACGCAACACGCCGGTTCTGCGATTGCGGTGATGGACACTTTACTCTATGTTCTCGACGGACACTTTTTTCTCAAACTTGCGGAAAAAGAACCGGTTCTTTCAAGCAATCTAATACGCTTGATGAGCAATCGATTTAGGGAACATCTCGAACCGGAAAGTGGAATGACTTCTCTTCCCAGAAGGATGATTTGTCATGTTCCTTTGGAAGAGGTTCAAGGTTATAAGGAGAAACTGGATGCTATTGTAAAGATAGGAGGTTATTCCCACGAAGGAAAGATGACTTTGGTTCCAATGGAATCCTTCGAGAAGGTCAGTATTCAAGACGCGATTCGAAAGTTATCCCTGCTGAGAAACCAGTTTCCGGTCATTCATTTGTATTTTCAACAGGCGGGTTTAAGGCCGGAGCTAGATAAACTTCTTTTACAAGCGGATCAGGTTGTTTTCTGGGAGGATAATCCGGAACGAAATCAAAAGAAAAAAACGGAAATCATCACTTACTTTCGTTCCCGAATCCGTAATTTTGCCGGAAGAACAATTCGTTACGTAGACTCGGTCAATTCGATACGCCCTGAAGATAGCGTAAAACATCAAAAAATCTTTCATAAAGAAGAAACATTTTCCAGATACCTCGTATCCAGAACGAGAGGTCTGGCTTTGGGAGGAGGGGGAGCGCGGGCGCTTGCGCACGTCGGACTTTTAAAAGTATTAGAAAAAGAGAATATAAAAGTGGACGTGGTTTCGGGAGCCTCGTTCGGAGCCGTGATCGCAGCCTTGTATGCGCGCGGTGAAAACACGGATACGATCTACAAGATGATCTATAAATTTTTCGGAGGATTGGATAAACCTTTCGATCCTACCGTTCCTCTCGTTTCCTTTTTCAAAGGTAAAAAAATGAATCGAATGTTGAAAGATGCATTTGGTTCTGCGCTCATCGAAGACCTAAAAATTCCTTTTGTGACCTCGGCGGTAGATCTTCATAGTGGAGAAGAATACGTGATGGATCGCGGGCCGGTTTGGGAAGCTTTAGCGGCGGCGATGAGTCTTCCTGGAATGTTTCCTCCCATATTTCACGGTGATCATTTGCTGGTGGACGGAGGCGTGATCAATAACGTTCCGGAAAATTTAATCCGACAAAAAGGTGCCGATATTATTTTGTCCGCGAACGTTTCCCCGCTCAGAGACGAAGCCATTGTAAGACTTCTGGAAGACAGAAGGATCACGGGTAAGTCCTTTTTTAAAAACCTCTGGGAAGATTTAAAGTATCCTCCGATTCTTAAAATTATGGGAAGAGCGATCACTTTGGAAGGAAGAGAAATTACGAAACTTAGAAAGGACAAAATGGATTTATTCATCAATCTTCATATAGAGGAATTTTCCTTTTTCGATTTCAATAAGTTCGGAGAGATTATTCGAAAGGGAGAAGAAGAGGCGGAAAGTCACCTCGAAGAAATTTACGATCTCTTTTATCCGGGAAAAAAATTCTCAAAGAAGAAACGATAG
- a CDS encoding DUF4254 domain-containing protein gives MTLKANSVVSVFRQSVLDWHKKEAASSNPFPSNSIESILYSKNQIDTIQWHVEDEIRRPDLPDKELVNFKRQIDKLNQERTDLVEILDDRISSEFQNVPKKPGAKMNSETPAWLIDRMSILELKIYHMEEQTRRKDADENHIRICKRKLDVLLEQRTDLSQCLDELLEDLKNGDKFYKVYRQMKMYNDQNLNPSLYSKRS, from the coding sequence ATGACTTTGAAAGCGAACTCTGTTGTATCCGTTTTTCGACAATCCGTGTTAGACTGGCATAAAAAGGAAGCGGCTTCCTCAAATCCATTTCCATCCAACAGTATCGAGTCAATCCTTTATAGTAAAAACCAAATCGATACGATTCAATGGCACGTAGAAGACGAAATCCGAAGGCCGGATCTGCCGGACAAAGAGCTGGTCAATTTCAAAAGACAAATCGACAAACTAAATCAAGAACGTACCGATCTCGTTGAAATTCTGGACGATCGTATTTCCTCCGAATTCCAAAACGTTCCTAAAAAACCGGGAGCAAAGATGAATTCCGAAACCCCGGCCTGGCTTATCGATCGGATGAGCATTTTAGAACTCAAAATCTATCATATGGAAGAACAAACTCGGAGAAAAGACGCGGATGAAAATCACATCCGCATTTGCAAACGCAAGCTCGACGTGCTCTTGGAACAAAGAACGGATCTTTCCCAATGTCTGGATGAACTTTTGGAAGACCTAAAAAATGGAGATAAATTCTATAAAGTATATCGTCAGATGAAGATGTACAACGATCAAAATCTGAACCCTTCCCTTTATTCCAAAAGATCATGA
- a CDS encoding glycosyltransferase family 9 protein, whose product MNLLVMRFSAMGDVALMAPAIIAIAAKYTNIQLTIVTRGNYAPFFYNIPNVNVVGFNLKRYRGIVGLYRLFQEINKLGPYEKVIDLHSSVRSRLLSLLFSFRGIGVFRIVKGRKEKQRQIRQKRKILTPLPHTVDRYLKVFENAGYPASVRKGPWINVDPESKIFAKEFFESQNILKKESLWIGFAPFAGHALKEWPREKSRTLLQLLLEKFPEVKIFLFGSKEESKVLSEWSRGFEESLKIVSGGKLGIRGELGIMEKMDVMIGMDSSNVHIAALLKRPVIGIYGTTHPHSGFAPFGQEDSGVLQIDNLSCRPCSIYGNTTCYRKDFACMEWIQPEDVIKRIQVVYNINTLF is encoded by the coding sequence ATGAATTTATTAGTCATGAGATTTTCAGCCATGGGCGATGTCGCTCTTATGGCTCCTGCAATCATAGCGATCGCGGCAAAATATACAAATATCCAACTTACGATCGTGACCCGAGGAAACTACGCCCCTTTTTTTTATAATATTCCCAATGTCAACGTAGTCGGCTTTAACCTAAAACGATACCGGGGAATTGTAGGACTTTATCGACTTTTTCAGGAAATCAACAAACTCGGCCCTTACGAAAAAGTGATCGACCTTCATTCTTCCGTTCGTTCCAGACTACTCAGTCTTCTTTTTTCATTTCGCGGAATCGGTGTGTTTCGAATCGTAAAAGGAAGAAAAGAAAAACAGAGACAAATCCGTCAAAAAAGAAAAATTCTCACCCCGCTCCCTCATACCGTGGATCGCTATCTCAAGGTTTTTGAAAACGCGGGTTATCCGGCGTCGGTTAGAAAAGGTCCTTGGATCAATGTGGATCCGGAATCCAAAATATTCGCAAAAGAATTTTTCGAATCCCAGAATATTCTAAAAAAGGAAAGTCTCTGGATCGGTTTCGCTCCGTTTGCGGGACACGCTCTAAAAGAATGGCCCCGGGAAAAAAGTAGAACTCTACTTCAACTTCTTCTGGAAAAGTTCCCGGAAGTTAAAATTTTTCTCTTCGGTTCTAAAGAAGAATCCAAAGTTCTTTCGGAATGGAGTCGCGGCTTCGAGGAATCTTTGAAGATCGTTTCCGGCGGTAAATTGGGGATTCGAGGCGAACTCGGAATCATGGAAAAGATGGACGTCATGATCGGGATGGATTCTTCCAACGTACACATCGCCGCACTTTTAAAAAGACCGGTGATCGGAATTTATGGAACGACCCACCCGCATTCCGGCTTCGCTCCGTTTGGTCAGGAAGATTCCGGAGTATTACAAATCGATAATTTATCTTGTAGACCTTGTAGTATATACGGAAACACCACTTGTTATCGCAAAGACTTTGCCTGTATGGAATGGATTCAACCGGAAGATGTTATCAAAAGAATTCAGGTAGTTTACAATATCAACACTTTGTTTTAG
- a CDS encoding glycosyltransferase, with product MRVLYFSDTFLPKVDGVAISMKNFADLLAKRGHTFAICCPKYGEEDFYHIGDSIRIERFRSGYLPSYPDIKVVLPSPTKIKRVIKEFEPDLVHIHTPGLLGLYGINATEKYGIPTIGTYHTLMSEQDMYLSFYRLLKLDKLFLKASKSDKKLKMKDLSKIEKFDKFNIRKKVILKISNNIYERCDLIISPSHLIEKQLREFGLKTKIAVISNGLDLTSFKGSIKQLTSAPKLLHVGRISYEKNCDVILNAFKLIHDEIPDSTLTIIGDGPALPSLKIQARNLGVENAVTFTGFIKREQLPEEYPKYDLFLTASTMETQGLVILESIACGLPAVGVDSFAIPELIHDDKNGYIAKPFDVKGIAEKAVAILKDPPLYEKFSKESIKISKAHEMTVCVDKMEEVYQTVASVKNKKKRNTLINMLFSLPDPLDQFLRYFE from the coding sequence ATGAGGGTTCTTTACTTTTCCGATACCTTCCTTCCTAAGGTAGACGGAGTTGCGATCTCCATGAAAAATTTCGCGGATCTTCTCGCAAAAAGAGGTCATACATTTGCGATTTGCTGTCCGAAATATGGCGAAGAGGATTTCTATCACATAGGTGATTCGATTCGAATTGAAAGATTCAGGAGCGGATATCTTCCGAGTTATCCCGATATTAAAGTTGTTCTTCCTTCGCCTACAAAAATCAAAAGAGTGATCAAGGAATTCGAACCCGACTTGGTTCATATTCACACTCCGGGCTTGTTAGGGCTTTATGGAATTAATGCGACCGAGAAATACGGAATCCCTACGATAGGAACTTATCATACGCTGATGTCTGAACAGGACATGTATCTCTCTTTTTACAGACTTCTCAAACTGGACAAACTTTTTTTGAAAGCGAGCAAATCCGACAAGAAGTTGAAAATGAAGGATTTAAGTAAGATCGAAAAATTCGATAAGTTCAACATTCGCAAAAAGGTTATTCTGAAGATTTCAAACAACATCTACGAACGCTGTGATCTTATCATTTCGCCGTCTCATCTGATCGAAAAGCAACTTCGTGAATTTGGATTAAAAACCAAAATTGCGGTCATATCGAATGGGCTCGATCTTACGAGTTTTAAAGGAAGCATCAAACAATTAACTTCCGCTCCGAAACTTCTACATGTGGGAAGAATTTCCTATGAGAAGAATTGTGATGTGATATTGAATGCGTTCAAACTGATTCACGATGAAATTCCGGATTCCACTCTTACGATCATTGGGGATGGCCCGGCTCTTCCATCTTTGAAAATTCAAGCTCGGAATTTAGGCGTGGAAAATGCTGTTACTTTTACCGGATTTATAAAGAGGGAACAACTTCCGGAAGAGTATCCGAAGTACGATTTGTTTCTGACCGCATCCACGATGGAAACCCAAGGGCTTGTAATTTTGGAATCCATTGCTTGTGGGCTTCCCGCCGTTGGAGTGGATTCTTTTGCGATTCCAGAACTCATTCACGACGACAAAAACGGATATATCGCAAAACCTTTCGATGTAAAAGGGATCGCCGAAAAAGCGGTGGCGATTTTGAAAGATCCCCCTCTTTACGAAAAGTTTTCGAAGGAATCCATTAAAATCTCCAAAGCGCATGAAATGACGGTCTGTGTTGATAAAATGGAAGAGGTTTATCAAACGGTTGCGAGTGTTAAGAATAAGAAGAAAAGAAATACGTTGATCAATATGCTTTTTTCTCTTCCCGATCCGTTGGATCAGTTCTTAAGATATTTTGAATAG
- a CDS encoding O-antigen ligase family protein, translating to MPERLRKITLFLFCASIVTIGLSVSLSQGFLVFAFLTSLFSSKKTSGFWKEPVILIGISFFGWYLSDFVIHSFREENFRTYSKIAFNAELKDIFLFMGLVLSWNLKKEEFPVILKSLNALFWILLITGFVSSFSPVRLSRLVSDLYRESSNWKFTHPMGHVGGLSLYIPIGLMNTHLTFGGLLQFFFPLPVFLFLRFFFDHNFKRAGIQGIILLTFLYVVFLNNARSSMLGAIFSSITAFLVLGVVRKELPTTKILLFASGTLTLLLILGIALSFTQAGQKIIDPLFGKEKHTDSGRTFIWDSTFPLMKDNPFIGVGPGNYDREIERSRKEHSEKYRELYYFYETTQRGHAHNDYFHLFAVFGFPGIFLFLFLGTELYRRLITTNLPYEHSLYFFGLSGFFFSGLFQCYFQDDEVVILFWILCGLFLRLSKEKSDSIVAI from the coding sequence ATGCCCGAACGTCTTAGAAAAATCACTCTTTTTTTATTTTGTGCAAGTATTGTGACAATCGGTTTATCCGTATCTCTTAGCCAAGGATTCTTAGTTTTCGCATTCTTAACATCGTTATTCTCTTCGAAAAAAACTTCGGGTTTTTGGAAAGAACCCGTGATTCTCATCGGAATTTCATTTTTTGGCTGGTATCTGAGCGATTTTGTCATTCATTCCTTTCGGGAAGAAAATTTTCGAACTTACTCCAAAATCGCATTCAATGCAGAACTCAAAGACATTTTTCTTTTCATGGGATTAGTTCTATCTTGGAACTTAAAAAAAGAGGAATTTCCGGTAATTTTAAAATCCTTAAACGCTCTCTTTTGGATTCTACTCATAACCGGTTTTGTTTCTAGTTTTTCCCCGGTTCGTCTTTCTAGACTTGTCAGTGACTTATACAGGGAATCTTCTAACTGGAAATTCACCCATCCCATGGGTCATGTCGGAGGATTATCTCTTTATATTCCGATCGGTCTGATGAACACTCATCTCACGTTCGGGGGACTTTTACAGTTTTTTTTCCCCTTACCCGTTTTTCTTTTTTTGAGATTCTTTTTTGATCATAATTTCAAAAGAGCCGGAATTCAAGGAATCATACTCTTAACTTTTCTTTATGTAGTCTTTTTAAACAACGCCCGCTCCTCCATGTTGGGTGCGATTTTTTCATCAATCACCGCATTTCTTGTTTTAGGAGTCGTTCGTAAAGAACTACCGACTACAAAAATTTTGCTCTTCGCCAGCGGAACTCTCACGCTTCTACTTATTTTAGGAATTGCACTTTCGTTCACACAAGCCGGCCAAAAGATCATAGACCCTCTCTTTGGAAAAGAAAAACATACGGATTCCGGAAGAACCTTTATCTGGGATTCCACATTTCCTTTGATGAAAGACAATCCTTTCATAGGAGTCGGGCCCGGAAATTACGATCGGGAAATCGAAAGATCCAGAAAAGAACACTCCGAAAAATACAGGGAGCTCTACTATTTTTACGAAACGACTCAGAGAGGACACGCTCATAACGATTACTTTCATCTTTTTGCGGTTTTCGGTTTTCCCGGAATCTTTCTTTTTCTTTTTCTGGGAACCGAGTTATATCGTAGATTGATTACTACAAATCTTCCCTACGAACATTCCTTGTATTTTTTCGGTTTATCTGGTTTTTTCTTTTCCGGACTTTTTCAGTGTTATTTTCAAGACGACGAAGTAGTAATTTTATTTTGGATTCTCTGCGGACTTTTTCTAAGATTATCCAAAGAAAAATCCGACTCAATCGTTGCAATTTAA